The following proteins are encoded in a genomic region of Blastococcus colisei:
- a CDS encoding SpoIIE family protein phosphatase — translation MSAQDALLPPEDGVLHDPHRVAAARRLLVEVPGAAAFDRLSRLAARLVGAGHAKVTIFTDEDTVIGGYGLPPGVIGGPALLTGALSAIVVQQGSPLNLPDAGSDLRIAHLPAVTSGQVRAYLGSPLVAASGHLIGALAVYDPVPRPWTDDDAELLMQLATSVTAELELSAARSAIGTSLARLEVALEASSIGIWESDLKTGAVIWDERCAALFGLHGATQFATLDELLEGYVHPDDRAAVVAPMETAHAEGGQYTSELRALRADGAERWMVARGRIITDARGEPVRMLGTMLDVTDARRQAAQRLSAVQRAAAIAEVAAELANANRIDQLAGVTLRGAQVLGASSSGLAVLESDGVLRMHLSSELAQAVRTVASDVELTPHGVEVALDDAGPTQYVARRGTRLLFTDRRALVDRFPDSEEGATLLGVEALAALPLRVEGRLLGSFVAVWSTAHEFTADDIEVLEALTAQIALTASRLQAAAERTAAVAAMTAANQRLQLLADAGRLLSNTLDVSEQLARLASLVVPSLGDWCWIVTGDDHGQMRETASAHRDPSRADEVAAYVALMTATATDESAPRIVHRTGQPLVIPELRPERIARSLSDPAAREALRSLAPTAVAAVPLVTRGETLGVLCLLNGAERGPHTADEIETALEIGRRAGLALHQAQLYLQQRDLAVALQRSMLTAPPEPDHSEIAVRYVPAAEGAEIGGDWYDAFLQSDGATVLAIGDVVGHDTRAAAAMGQVRGLLRGIAYSSGHGPADVLAGLDRAVEGLALDTMATALVARLEQEQDDLRARRAVLRWSSAGHPPAAVLTADGKAHLLDEHPDLLLGVSPDQQRHEHTTALEAGATVFLYTDGLVERRDRDVDAGTAELVAVLEMCAGMSLDDLCDEVLERLFLPDAEDDVAILAIRLHPQDRPRPAEAGPQQVPASIEPVPDVLPGAGTEA, via the coding sequence GTGTCCGCTCAGGATGCTCTGCTGCCACCTGAGGACGGCGTGCTGCACGACCCGCACCGGGTGGCGGCCGCGCGCCGGCTGCTCGTGGAGGTGCCGGGGGCGGCAGCGTTCGACCGGCTCTCCCGCCTGGCCGCCCGGCTGGTCGGTGCCGGCCACGCCAAGGTCACGATCTTCACCGACGAGGACACCGTCATCGGTGGCTACGGGCTGCCGCCCGGCGTCATCGGGGGGCCGGCGCTGCTGACCGGCGCCCTCTCCGCCATCGTCGTCCAGCAGGGCAGTCCGCTGAACCTGCCCGACGCGGGGTCGGACCTGCGCATCGCCCACCTGCCGGCCGTGACATCGGGCCAGGTGCGCGCCTACCTGGGCTCACCGCTCGTGGCGGCGTCCGGGCACCTCATCGGCGCCCTGGCCGTCTACGACCCCGTGCCGCGGCCGTGGACCGACGACGACGCGGAGCTGCTCATGCAGCTGGCCACGTCGGTGACCGCCGAGCTCGAGCTCTCGGCCGCCCGGTCCGCGATCGGCACGTCGCTGGCCCGGCTGGAGGTGGCGCTGGAGGCCAGCTCGATCGGCATCTGGGAGAGCGACCTGAAGACCGGCGCCGTCATCTGGGACGAGCGCTGCGCCGCGCTCTTCGGGCTCCACGGCGCGACCCAGTTCGCGACGCTGGACGAGCTGCTGGAGGGCTACGTCCATCCCGACGACCGGGCCGCCGTCGTCGCGCCCATGGAGACCGCACACGCCGAAGGCGGCCAGTACACCAGCGAGCTGCGCGCGCTCCGCGCCGACGGTGCCGAACGGTGGATGGTGGCCCGCGGGCGCATCATCACCGATGCGCGCGGCGAGCCGGTGCGGATGCTCGGCACGATGCTCGACGTCACCGATGCTCGCCGGCAGGCAGCTCAGCGGCTGTCGGCGGTGCAGCGGGCGGCGGCGATCGCCGAGGTCGCGGCGGAGCTGGCCAACGCCAACCGGATCGACCAGCTGGCCGGGGTCACGCTGCGGGGGGCGCAGGTCCTGGGTGCTTCCTCCAGCGGCCTGGCCGTGCTCGAGTCCGACGGCGTGCTGCGCATGCACCTGTCGAGCGAGCTGGCCCAGGCCGTGCGCACGGTGGCGTCCGACGTCGAGCTGACGCCGCACGGGGTGGAGGTTGCGCTCGACGACGCCGGACCCACCCAGTACGTGGCCCGGCGGGGGACGCGGCTGCTCTTCACCGACCGCCGGGCGCTGGTCGACCGGTTCCCCGACAGCGAGGAGGGTGCGACGCTGCTCGGCGTCGAGGCCCTGGCGGCGCTGCCGCTGCGCGTCGAGGGCCGGCTGCTCGGCAGCTTCGTCGCCGTGTGGAGCACCGCCCATGAGTTCACCGCCGACGACATCGAGGTGCTCGAGGCCCTGACCGCGCAGATCGCGCTCACCGCCTCACGTCTGCAGGCCGCCGCCGAGCGCACGGCCGCCGTCGCGGCGATGACCGCGGCCAACCAGCGCCTGCAGCTACTGGCCGATGCCGGCCGCCTGCTGTCGAACACCCTGGACGTCTCCGAGCAGCTGGCGCGCCTGGCCTCCCTCGTCGTCCCCTCCCTCGGCGACTGGTGCTGGATCGTCACCGGCGACGACCACGGCCAGATGCGTGAGACCGCGTCGGCGCACCGCGACCCGTCCCGGGCGGACGAGGTGGCCGCCTACGTCGCGCTGATGACCGCGACGGCCACCGACGAGAGCGCACCGCGGATCGTCCATCGCACCGGTCAGCCGCTGGTCATCCCCGAGCTGCGGCCGGAGCGCATCGCCCGGTCGCTGTCCGATCCCGCCGCCCGTGAGGCGCTGCGGTCGCTGGCCCCGACCGCGGTCGCAGCCGTGCCCCTGGTCACGCGCGGCGAGACGCTGGGCGTGCTGTGCCTGCTCAATGGTGCCGAGCGGGGGCCGCACACCGCCGACGAGATCGAGACCGCGCTGGAGATCGGCCGGCGGGCCGGCCTCGCCCTGCACCAGGCGCAGCTCTACCTCCAGCAGCGCGACCTCGCCGTCGCGCTGCAGCGCAGCATGCTCACCGCGCCCCCGGAGCCCGACCACAGCGAGATCGCCGTCCGCTACGTGCCGGCCGCCGAGGGCGCTGAGATCGGCGGCGACTGGTACGACGCGTTCCTGCAGTCCGACGGCGCGACGGTGCTGGCGATCGGCGACGTCGTCGGCCACGACACCCGAGCGGCTGCGGCGATGGGTCAGGTGCGCGGCCTGCTCCGCGGCATCGCGTACTCCAGCGGCCACGGGCCGGCCGACGTGCTGGCCGGCCTCGACCGCGCCGTCGAGGGCCTGGCGCTGGACACGATGGCGACGGCGCTGGTCGCCCGCCTCGAACAGGAGCAGGACGACCTCCGGGCCCGCCGCGCCGTGCTCCGGTGGTCGAGTGCGGGGCACCCGCCGGCGGCCGTGCTGACCGCCGACGGGAAGGCCCACCTGCTCGACGAGCACCCCGACCTGCTGCTGGGCGTGTCCCCGGACCAGCAGCGCCACGAGCACACCACGGCCCTCGAGGCCGGTGCGACGGTGTTCCTGTACACCGACGGGCTCGTGGAGCGGCGGGACCGGGACGTCGATGCCGGTACCGCCGAGCTGGTCGCCGTGCTCGAGATGTGTGCCGGCATGTCCCTCGACGACCTCTGCGACGAGGTGCTCGAGCGGCTCTTCCTGCCCGACGCGGAGGACGACGTGGCCATCCTCGCCATCCGGCTGCACCCGCAGGACCGGCCGCGCCCGGCGGAGGCCGGCCCCCAGCAGGTCCCGGCGAGCATCGAGCCGGTGCCCGACGTTCTCCCCGGGGCCGGTACCGAGGCCTGA
- a CDS encoding EAL domain-containing protein gives MLRTRTRGLPDCRPLLADPDDMTLVFQPIVDLAGATVAGYEVLARFPGASGPDVWFAAAAEAGIAAELEALAIHKALATVDSLPPDTFLTVNVSPHILGSEPVQHALAARPDLRRVVVELTEHTPVHDLAALRRQCDDLRNRGALIALDDAGSGYSGLQQLAALRPQVVKLDRALVSDADTDPVRVALAEMLGEFAGRIDAWLLAEGIETPAELAAFAQLGVPLAQGWLLGRPGPGFAPLSAEATDLVRAQVARARLTDSVAGLVRPVRQHTPDDEMPVVPPVVLLGSQGEPTGLVLHDPRTGEIYQAPVSLRVHPTTDVTEALQRALTRSPAVRFDPVLCTDPSGHVLGLLRIEDLAAAARKSR, from the coding sequence ATGTTGCGTACGCGCACGCGGGGCCTGCCGGACTGCCGTCCGCTGCTCGCCGACCCCGACGACATGACGCTGGTCTTCCAGCCGATCGTCGACCTCGCCGGCGCCACGGTCGCCGGCTACGAGGTGCTGGCCCGCTTCCCGGGCGCCTCCGGACCCGACGTCTGGTTCGCCGCCGCCGCCGAGGCCGGAATCGCCGCCGAGCTCGAGGCCCTGGCCATCCACAAGGCGCTGGCCACCGTCGACTCGCTGCCTCCGGACACCTTCCTCACCGTCAACGTCAGCCCCCACATCCTCGGCTCGGAGCCGGTGCAGCACGCCCTCGCCGCGCGGCCGGACCTGCGCCGCGTCGTCGTCGAGCTCACCGAGCACACACCCGTCCACGACCTGGCCGCCCTGCGCCGCCAGTGCGACGACCTGCGCAACCGCGGCGCGCTCATCGCCCTCGACGACGCCGGCAGCGGGTACTCGGGCCTGCAGCAGCTCGCCGCGCTGCGACCGCAGGTCGTGAAGCTCGACCGTGCGCTGGTGAGCGACGCCGACACCGACCCGGTACGCGTCGCCCTCGCCGAGATGCTCGGGGAGTTCGCGGGACGGATCGACGCCTGGCTGCTCGCCGAGGGGATCGAGACGCCCGCCGAGCTCGCCGCGTTCGCCCAGCTCGGCGTCCCGCTGGCCCAGGGGTGGCTGCTCGGCCGGCCCGGCCCGGGTTTCGCGCCGCTGTCTGCCGAGGCCACCGACCTGGTCCGGGCCCAGGTGGCGCGGGCGCGGCTCACCGACAGCGTGGCCGGTCTCGTCCGCCCCGTCCGCCAGCACACTCCGGACGACGAGATGCCCGTCGTCCCGCCGGTGGTGCTGCTCGGATCGCAGGGCGAGCCGACCGGCCTCGTGCTGCACGACCCGCGCACGGGCGAGATCTACCAGGCCCCGGTCTCCCTGCGCGTCCACCCCACGACCGACGTCACCGAGGCGCTGCAGCGGGCGCTCACCCGGTCGCCCGCCGTCCGCTTCGACCCGGTCCTCTGCACCGACCCCTCGGGCCACGTGCTCGGCCTGCTGCGCATCGAGGACCTCGCAGCCGCGGCCCGGAAGAGCCGCTGA
- a CDS encoding DUF1059 domain-containing protein, translating to MKTFACGDVIPGCGARFSAADEDGIFSQVAGHAAADHGVTDITPELVQAVRDRIVSV from the coding sequence ATGAAGACCTTCGCCTGCGGAGACGTCATCCCCGGCTGCGGCGCCCGCTTCTCGGCCGCCGACGAGGACGGCATCTTCAGCCAGGTCGCCGGCCACGCGGCCGCCGACCACGGCGTCACCGACATCACCCCGGAGCTGGTCCAGGCCGTCCGGGACCGCATCGTCAGCGTCTGA
- a CDS encoding aldo/keto reductase: MPQLPGTDLTVSALCLGANVFGWTADEPTSFALLDRYLDATPSTEAPFVDTAESYGDGTSERILGAWMAARGTRDRVVVATKASRGTKEHPLAAAEIRSAAERSLRNLQTDVIDVYYAHYDDETTPLEETVTAFDELVQSGKVRYVAASNYSAARLVEALETAEKIGKARYAALQTHYNLMERPVFEDELRDVAVDRGLGVLPYYGLAKGFLTGKYRAGEQVDSPRATKASAYVGERGDRVLAALAQVADAQGMPVPAVALRWLADQPAVVAPIASGRSVEQLADLLPMQDMVLTDEQRALLDEASA, translated from the coding sequence ATGCCGCAGCTGCCTGGGACGGACCTGACCGTGAGCGCCCTCTGCCTGGGCGCCAACGTCTTCGGCTGGACGGCGGACGAGCCGACGTCCTTCGCGCTGCTGGACCGCTACCTCGACGCGACGCCGAGCACCGAGGCCCCGTTCGTCGACACCGCCGAGAGCTACGGCGACGGCACGTCGGAGCGGATCCTGGGGGCGTGGATGGCCGCCCGCGGCACCCGTGACCGCGTCGTCGTCGCCACCAAGGCCTCCCGGGGCACGAAGGAGCACCCGCTGGCGGCAGCGGAGATCCGGAGCGCCGCCGAGCGGTCGCTGCGCAACCTGCAGACCGACGTCATCGACGTCTACTACGCGCACTACGACGACGAGACGACGCCGCTGGAGGAGACCGTCACCGCCTTCGACGAGCTGGTGCAGTCGGGCAAGGTCCGGTACGTGGCGGCGTCGAACTACTCGGCGGCGCGGTTGGTGGAGGCGCTGGAGACGGCGGAGAAGATCGGGAAGGCCCGGTACGCGGCGCTGCAGACGCACTACAACCTGATGGAGCGGCCCGTCTTCGAGGACGAGCTCCGCGACGTCGCGGTCGACCGGGGCCTGGGCGTGCTGCCGTACTACGGCCTGGCCAAGGGTTTCCTGACCGGCAAGTACCGCGCCGGCGAGCAGGTCGATTCACCACGGGCCACGAAGGCGTCGGCCTACGTGGGGGAGCGGGGCGACCGGGTGCTGGCAGCGCTGGCGCAGGTGGCCGACGCCCAGGGGATGCCGGTGCCGGCGGTCGCGCTGCGCTGGCTGGCCGATCAGCCGGCGGTCGTGGCGCCGATCGCCAGCGGCCGGAGCGTCGAGCAGTTGGCCGATCTGCTGCCGATGCAGGACATGGTGCTCACCGACGAGCAGCGGGCGCTCCTCGACGAGGCGTCGGCCTGA
- a CDS encoding HU family DNA-binding protein — protein MNKAELVSAIAKRADVPASTVDSVLAGLQDELVEAITRGEKVAVSGLLTVERTQRSARTGRNPQTGESIDIPAANTVKVTAGSNLKKAASSVPV, from the coding sequence ATGAACAAGGCCGAACTGGTCTCCGCCATCGCCAAGCGCGCCGACGTCCCGGCCTCCACCGTGGACTCGGTCCTCGCCGGGCTGCAGGACGAGCTCGTCGAGGCGATCACCCGCGGCGAGAAGGTCGCCGTCTCCGGCCTGCTGACCGTCGAGCGCACGCAGCGCTCGGCGCGCACCGGCCGCAACCCGCAGACCGGTGAGTCGATCGACATCCCCGCCGCCAACACCGTCAAGGTGACCGCCGGCTCGAACCTCAAGAAGGCCGCCAGCTCCGTTCCGGTCTGA
- a CDS encoding serine hydrolase domain-containing protein, which translates to MGSDLTVSTDPAEVGFDPARLGRIDRRLARWVDDGQLPGFLVTVARHGRLVHVGRQGLRDVEDGLPVEEDTRWRIFSMTKPVTSVAAMMLYEEGAFELGDPIAKWLPEFAETRVYVAGSSQRPVTVPQVEPIRVRHLLTHTSGLTYGFHNTHPVDAMYRAMGHDWGSPPGADTAEVCRQWASVPLLFQPGSEWNYGVSTDVLGRLVEVLSGQPLDEFFEQRIFAPLGMRDTSFGLREGDDLETLARLYAAVPGQPGGAATGFAPIDAMGQAAHSKPAFLSGGGGLVSTAGDYLRFVELLRRGGSYDGGRLLGSRTIAYMTRNHLPGNADIEAFGRPVFAETPLRGVGFGLGFSMVIDPAKYGVVSSLGDYSWGGAASTAFYVDPVEDITVSFYTQLLPSSTLPIRNYLRALVNQALVD; encoded by the coding sequence GTGGGCAGTGATCTGACCGTCAGCACCGATCCGGCCGAGGTGGGCTTCGACCCGGCCCGGCTCGGGCGGATCGACCGGCGGCTGGCCCGCTGGGTCGACGACGGGCAGCTGCCCGGATTCCTCGTCACGGTGGCCCGGCACGGCAGGCTCGTGCACGTCGGCCGCCAGGGGCTGCGCGATGTCGAGGACGGCCTGCCGGTGGAGGAGGACACCCGCTGGCGGATCTTCTCGATGACCAAGCCGGTCACCTCCGTCGCGGCGATGATGCTGTACGAGGAGGGCGCGTTCGAGCTGGGCGACCCGATCGCGAAGTGGCTGCCCGAGTTCGCCGAGACCCGCGTCTACGTGGCCGGTTCGTCCCAGCGGCCGGTCACCGTGCCGCAGGTGGAGCCGATCCGCGTCCGGCACCTGCTCACCCACACGTCCGGGCTCACCTACGGCTTCCACAACACGCACCCGGTCGACGCGATGTACCGGGCGATGGGCCACGACTGGGGCAGCCCGCCGGGCGCCGACACCGCCGAGGTGTGCCGCCAGTGGGCGTCGGTCCCGCTGCTCTTCCAGCCGGGCAGCGAGTGGAACTACGGCGTCTCCACCGACGTCCTCGGCCGGCTGGTCGAGGTGCTCTCCGGTCAGCCCCTCGACGAGTTCTTCGAGCAGCGGATCTTCGCGCCCCTGGGCATGCGGGACACGTCCTTCGGTCTGCGCGAGGGGGATGACCTCGAGACGCTGGCCCGCCTGTACGCCGCCGTCCCCGGGCAGCCGGGGGGCGCTGCCACCGGTTTCGCGCCGATCGACGCCATGGGCCAGGCCGCGCACAGCAAGCCCGCGTTCCTCTCCGGCGGTGGCGGGCTGGTCTCCACGGCAGGTGACTACCTGCGGTTCGTCGAGCTGCTCCGCCGTGGGGGCTCCTACGACGGCGGGCGGCTGCTGGGATCGCGCACGATCGCCTACATGACCCGCAACCACCTGCCGGGCAACGCCGACATCGAGGCCTTCGGCCGGCCCGTGTTCGCCGAGACGCCGCTGCGCGGGGTGGGCTTCGGCCTCGGTTTCTCGATGGTGATCGACCCCGCGAAGTACGGCGTCGTCTCCAGCCTCGGCGACTACAGCTGGGGCGGCGCGGCGTCCACGGCGTTCTACGTCGACCCGGTCGAGGACATCACCGTCAGCTTCTACACGCAGCTCCTGCCCTCGAGCACCCTGCCGATCCGCAACTACCTGCGCGCCCTGGTCAACCAGGCCCTCGTCGACTGA
- a CDS encoding MaoC family dehydratase codes for MAQTTVEGIEGVQGLVGQHLGYSDWVEITQGQVNRFAEATGDHQWIHVDPERAKKESPFGGPIAHGYLTLSLIPSLMPQIIEITGFRMGVNYGTEKVRFPSPVPVGARVRAGATLEAATPFEGGIAMNLGVTMEIDGGTKPAMVATVVYRRYL; via the coding sequence ATGGCGCAGACGACCGTCGAGGGCATCGAGGGCGTGCAGGGACTGGTCGGCCAGCACCTGGGCTACAGCGACTGGGTGGAGATCACCCAGGGGCAGGTGAACCGGTTCGCGGAGGCCACCGGCGACCACCAGTGGATCCACGTCGACCCTGAGCGCGCGAAGAAGGAGAGCCCGTTCGGCGGCCCCATCGCGCACGGCTACCTGACACTGTCGCTCATCCCCTCGTTGATGCCGCAGATCATCGAGATCACGGGCTTCCGGATGGGTGTCAACTACGGCACGGAGAAGGTGCGCTTCCCCTCGCCGGTGCCCGTGGGCGCGCGCGTGCGGGCCGGCGCCACCCTCGAGGCGGCCACTCCGTTCGAGGGCGGCATCGCCATGAACCTCGGCGTCACGATGGAGATCGACGGCGGCACCAAGCCGGCGATGGTCGCCACCGTCGTCTACCGCCGCTACCTCTGA
- the folP gene encoding dihydropteroate synthase, whose translation MAIVNRTPDSFYDRGATYAMAAAMERVDRVVAEGADMVDVGGVKAAPGEDVDAAEEIRRTVDLVAAIRTAHPALPISIDTWRAEVAREALAAGADVVNDAWGGVDPSLAGVAAAAGAGIVCTHAGGLPPRTRPHRVQYDDVVADIVMRTTALAEAAVAAGVDRDRVLVDPGHDFGKNTRHSLEATRRLDELVATGWPVLVALSNKDFVGETLDVPLAERLTGTLAATAVSAWLGARVFRAHDVAATRQTLDMVASIRGDRPPARTVRGLA comes from the coding sequence ATGGCGATCGTGAACCGGACACCCGACTCGTTCTACGACCGCGGCGCGACCTACGCCATGGCCGCGGCGATGGAACGGGTGGATCGCGTCGTCGCCGAGGGCGCGGACATGGTGGACGTCGGTGGTGTGAAGGCCGCCCCCGGCGAGGACGTCGACGCCGCGGAGGAGATCCGCCGCACCGTCGACCTGGTCGCCGCCATCCGCACGGCGCACCCGGCACTGCCGATCTCCATCGACACCTGGCGGGCGGAGGTCGCGCGCGAGGCCCTGGCCGCCGGCGCCGACGTCGTCAACGACGCCTGGGGCGGGGTGGACCCGTCGCTCGCGGGGGTGGCGGCGGCCGCCGGGGCCGGCATCGTCTGCACGCACGCCGGCGGGCTGCCGCCGCGGACCCGCCCGCACCGGGTGCAGTACGACGACGTCGTGGCCGACATCGTCATGCGGACGACGGCGCTGGCCGAGGCCGCCGTCGCGGCGGGCGTGGACCGCGACCGGGTGCTGGTCGACCCCGGGCACGACTTCGGCAAGAACACCCGGCACTCGCTGGAGGCCACCCGCCGGCTGGATGAGCTCGTCGCGACGGGCTGGCCGGTGCTGGTGGCGCTGTCGAACAAGGATTTCGTGGGCGAGACCCTCGACGTCCCCTTGGCGGAGCGGCTGACCGGCACCCTGGCCGCGACCGCCGTCAGCGCCTGGCTCGGGGCGCGGGTGTTCCGCGCGCACGATGTCGCCGCCACCCGGCAGACGCTGGACATGGTGGCCTCGATCCGCGGCGACCGGCCGCCCGCGCGAACGGTCCGCGGCCTCGCGTGA
- a CDS encoding VOC family protein has product MSGRVVHFEVPYDDGDRARSFYKEAFDWQLMEMPEMGYTIVMSGPSGDSGPTESGFINGGMLSREQAATRGPVLVVEWTASRTR; this is encoded by the coding sequence ATGAGCGGTCGGGTCGTGCACTTCGAGGTTCCCTACGACGACGGGGACCGAGCGCGGAGCTTCTACAAGGAGGCGTTCGACTGGCAGCTCATGGAGATGCCGGAGATGGGCTACACGATCGTGATGTCAGGCCCCAGCGGCGACAGCGGCCCGACCGAATCGGGCTTCATCAACGGCGGCATGCTGTCGCGCGAGCAGGCGGCGACCCGCGGACCTGTCCTCGTCGTCGAGTGGACAGCATCGAGGACTCGCTGA
- a CDS encoding PaaI family thioesterase — translation MAATGFLTVDELNALLPGTFPGLLGIVIDTHERGRLTSHLDIRPELLAPNGYLHAGTVVTLADTSCGLPTRALLPEGSTGFTTIELKSNHLGTAREGRIACTATNVHAGRTTQVWDAVVSNAGTGKTIALFRCTQSVLWPR, via the coding sequence ATGGCCGCCACCGGGTTCCTGACCGTCGACGAGCTCAACGCCCTCCTCCCGGGCACCTTCCCCGGGCTCCTGGGCATCGTCATCGACACGCACGAGCGCGGGCGGCTCACCAGCCATCTCGACATCCGGCCCGAGCTGCTGGCGCCCAACGGCTACCTGCACGCCGGCACCGTCGTCACGCTCGCCGACACCAGTTGCGGACTGCCCACGCGGGCGCTGCTGCCCGAGGGGTCGACCGGCTTCACCACCATCGAGCTGAAGAGCAACCACCTCGGCACCGCGCGCGAGGGACGGATCGCCTGCACGGCGACGAACGTCCACGCCGGCCGGACGACGCAGGTCTGGGACGCCGTCGTGTCGAACGCCGGGACGGGTAAGACCATCGCGCTGTTCCGCTGCACGCAGTCGGTGCTCTGGCCCCGGTGA
- a CDS encoding 4-coumarate--CoA ligase family protein: MALASPYPDVEIPNLSVPEFVLAAGKERPDAPALIDGLKGDVITHGQLAAYVDRVAANLHARGLRKGDVVAVFCPNTPWFPVVFHGIAAAGCVMSPINSLYTPDEIAFQLKDSGAKILITISLFLDRAAAAAEKSPVDEIVVLDGAEGHANLFDLLGADAPSVQVDIDPANDLVTLPYSSGTTGLPKGVMLTHRNLVANVAQCRPLISLGEDERIIAVLPFFHIYGLTVLMNQGLAWGGAVVTLPRFDLEDFLRTIQDHKITRAFVAPPILLAMAKHPVVDKYDLSSLTSILSGAAPLDEQLALAAQSRLRKGAEDGVTVGQGYGMTELSPVSHTTPDPGCEPPGAQTDVPKGSVGYAIPNTECRLIDPGTGEDAAPGASGELWIRGPQVMKGYLNNAEATANTVDSDGWLHTGDVAIVDDEGRYTVVDRVKELIKYKGYQVAPAELEAVLIGHPEIADAAVIGVPDKESGEELPKAFVVRAAGSELSEEAVMEYMAGKVAPHKKVRFVEFIDAVPKSAAGKILRKDLKAR, from the coding sequence GTGGCCCTGGCCAGCCCGTATCCCGATGTCGAGATCCCGAACCTGTCGGTGCCCGAGTTCGTCCTGGCCGCCGGCAAGGAGCGCCCGGACGCACCCGCACTGATCGACGGCCTCAAGGGCGACGTGATCACGCACGGTCAGTTGGCCGCGTACGTCGACCGGGTCGCCGCGAACCTGCACGCCCGTGGGCTGCGCAAGGGCGACGTCGTCGCCGTCTTCTGCCCGAACACGCCCTGGTTCCCGGTGGTCTTCCACGGCATCGCCGCCGCCGGCTGCGTGATGAGCCCGATCAACTCGCTCTACACGCCCGACGAGATCGCCTTCCAGCTGAAGGACTCCGGCGCGAAGATCCTGATCACGATCTCGCTGTTCCTGGACCGCGCCGCCGCGGCCGCCGAGAAGTCGCCGGTCGACGAGATCGTCGTGCTCGACGGCGCCGAGGGTCACGCCAACCTGTTCGACCTGCTCGGCGCCGACGCGCCGTCGGTCCAGGTGGACATCGACCCGGCCAACGACCTGGTCACCCTGCCCTACTCCAGCGGCACGACCGGCCTGCCCAAGGGCGTCATGCTCACCCACCGCAACCTGGTGGCGAACGTGGCGCAGTGCCGGCCACTGATCAGCCTCGGCGAGGACGAGCGGATCATCGCCGTCCTGCCGTTCTTCCACATCTACGGCCTCACGGTGCTCATGAACCAGGGCCTGGCGTGGGGCGGCGCGGTGGTGACGCTCCCCCGCTTCGACCTCGAGGACTTCCTGCGCACCATCCAGGACCACAAGATCACCCGAGCGTTCGTCGCGCCCCCGATCCTGCTGGCCATGGCGAAGCACCCGGTGGTCGACAAGTACGACCTGTCGTCGCTGACCTCGATCCTCTCCGGCGCCGCTCCGCTGGACGAGCAGCTGGCCCTGGCCGCCCAGAGCCGGCTCCGCAAGGGCGCCGAGGACGGCGTCACCGTGGGCCAGGGCTACGGCATGACGGAGCTGTCGCCGGTCTCGCACACGACCCCCGACCCGGGCTGCGAGCCTCCGGGCGCGCAGACCGACGTCCCCAAGGGCTCGGTCGGCTACGCGATCCCCAACACCGAGTGCCGGCTCATCGACCCGGGCACCGGCGAGGACGCGGCGCCCGGGGCCAGCGGCGAGCTGTGGATCCGCGGTCCGCAGGTCATGAAGGGCTACCTCAACAACGCCGAGGCGACGGCGAACACCGTCGACTCCGACGGCTGGCTGCACACCGGTGACGTCGCGATCGTCGACGACGAGGGTCGCTACACCGTGGTCGACCGCGTCAAGGAACTGATCAAGTACAAGGGCTACCAGGTGGCGCCGGCCGAGCTCGAGGCCGTGCTGATCGGCCACCCGGAGATCGCCGACGCCGCCGTGATCGGGGTGCCGGACAAGGAGAGCGGCGAGGAGCTGCCCAAGGCGTTCGTCGTCCGCGCGGCCGGCTCGGAGCTCTCCGAGGAGGCGGTCATGGAGTACATGGCCGGCAAGGTCGCGCCGCACAAGAAGGTGCGCTTCGTCGAATTCATCGACGCGGTGCCGAAGTCGGCGGCCGGCAAGATCCTGCGCAAGGACCTCAAGGCCCGCTGA